One genomic segment of Burkholderiaceae bacterium includes these proteins:
- a CDS encoding PaaI family thioesterase — translation MWAAPVGGCGGGKPLILPGTNGPASQRFKWDSNGGRIVFLLSPAITAGPRVPLCSPVALHPEPLVSLSHPAIPPGFQALPAGGEFIGINGPLYLLHQGADVRLGLRVEPRHLNPMGVLHGGMTASFCDMLIPLSVHRKSPELGQRFLPTISLQVDYLAPAPLGCWLEGTAELLRATRTLVFAQGLVTADGVPCARASGVFKIGPEMPAALRA, via the coding sequence ATGTGGGCGGCTCCAGTGGGCGGGTGCGGCGGGGGTAAACCCCTGATTTTACCGGGCACGAATGGCCCTGCGAGCCAGCGATTCAAATGGGATTCCAACGGGGGGCGGATCGTCTTTTTGCTGTCGCCTGCGATCACCGCCGGGCCGCGTGTGCCGCTATGCTCGCCCGTTGCACTGCATCCGGAGCCCCTCGTGTCCCTGTCGCATCCCGCCATTCCGCCCGGCTTTCAGGCGCTGCCCGCCGGCGGCGAATTCATCGGCATCAACGGCCCGCTCTACCTGCTGCACCAGGGCGCCGACGTGCGCCTGGGCCTGCGCGTGGAGCCGCGCCACCTCAACCCCATGGGCGTGCTGCACGGCGGTATGACGGCCAGCTTCTGCGACATGCTGATCCCGCTGTCGGTGCACCGCAAGAGCCCCGAGCTGGGCCAGCGCTTTCTGCCCACCATCAGCCTGCAGGTCGACTACCTGGCGCCCGCGCCGCTGGGCTGCTGGCTGGAGGGCACGGCCGAGCTGCTGCGCGCCACGCGCACGCTGGTGTTCGCGCAGGGGCTGGTGACGGCCGACGGCGTGCCCTGCGCGCGCGCCAGCGGGGTGTTCAAGATCGGGCCGGAGATGCCGGCGGCGCTGCGGGCTTGA
- a CDS encoding type II toxin-antitoxin system death-on-curing family toxin: protein MSWRWTSKQALLLLHAESLAEHGGSPGIRDEGLLDSALARPQNLLAYGEPDVAALAASYGMGVARNHPFIDGNKRAALLGIGLFLHLNGWRLTASQADTTRTMLALAAGELPEDALADWLRQHAAPRS, encoded by the coding sequence ATGAGCTGGCGCTGGACCAGCAAGCAAGCGCTGCTGCTGCTGCATGCCGAAAGCCTGGCCGAGCACGGCGGCAGCCCCGGCATCCGCGACGAGGGGTTGCTCGACTCGGCCCTGGCGCGCCCGCAAAACCTGCTGGCCTACGGCGAGCCGGATGTGGCCGCGCTGGCCGCCAGCTACGGCATGGGCGTGGCGCGCAACCACCCCTTCATCGACGGCAACAAGCGCGCCGCGCTGCTCGGCATCGGCCTGTTTCTGCACCTGAACGGCTGGCGCCTGACCGCCAGCCAGGCCGACACCACCCGCACCATGCTCGCCCTCGCCGCCGGAGAACTCCCCGAAGACGCCCTGGCCGACTGGCTGCGCCAGCACGCCGCGCCGCGCTCCTGA
- a CDS encoding AbrB/MazE/SpoVT family DNA-binding domain-containing protein, with the protein MHTLKLTQIGNSVGVILPKDALAKLKLQKGESVFLTECADGFILTPYDPALDEELTAGREFMREYRDTFHQLAK; encoded by the coding sequence ATGCACACCCTCAAGCTCACGCAGATCGGCAACTCGGTGGGCGTGATCCTGCCCAAGGATGCGCTGGCCAAGCTCAAGCTGCAAAAGGGCGAATCGGTGTTTCTCACCGAGTGCGCCGACGGCTTCATCCTCACGCCCTACGACCCGGCGCTGGACGAGGAGCTGACCGCCGGGCGCGAATTCATGCGCGAATACCGCGATACCTTCCACCAGCTGGCCAAATGA
- a CDS encoding nucleotidyltransferase family protein — MTLDACPAPRALILAAGRGERMRPLTDHTPKPLLRVRGQPLLQWWVDALARGGVREVLVNTAWLGEQIEDYFGLQPGPGGCEQLSINDRPTIRFSSEGRDFGHALETAGGIARVLPWLAPAAGDVFWVLAGDIFAPGFVFDPEVAARFAASGRLAQLWLVPNPPHHPAGDFGIGADGLALNEAPADGPRWTFSTVGLYRRALFEPPWCDIAPGNPQGTAAPLAPLLRRAIAAGQVGARLYTGAWTDVGTPERLAALQ; from the coding sequence ATGACCCTGGACGCATGCCCCGCGCCGCGCGCGCTGATTTTGGCGGCCGGTCGCGGCGAGCGCATGCGCCCGCTGACCGACCACACGCCCAAGCCGCTGCTGCGCGTGCGCGGCCAGCCGCTGCTGCAGTGGTGGGTGGATGCGCTGGCGCGCGGCGGCGTGCGCGAGGTGCTCGTCAACACGGCCTGGCTGGGCGAGCAGATCGAGGATTATTTTGGCTTGCAGCCCGGACCAGGTGGGTGCGAGCAGCTATCAATAAATGATCGTCCCACCATCCGCTTCTCGTCCGAGGGCCGCGACTTCGGCCACGCCCTGGAGACGGCCGGCGGCATCGCCCGTGTGCTGCCATGGCTGGCACCTGCGGCAGGCGACGTGTTCTGGGTGCTGGCGGGCGACATCTTTGCACCCGGCTTCGTGTTCGACCCCGAGGTCGCCGCGCGCTTTGCCGCCAGCGGCCGCCTGGCGCAGCTGTGGCTGGTGCCCAACCCGCCGCACCACCCGGCGGGCGACTTCGGCATCGGCGCGGACGGGCTGGCGCTGAATGAGGCGCCAGCAGACGGCCCGCGCTGGACGTTCAGCACCGTGGGGCTGTACCGGCGCGCGCTGTTCGAGCCGCCCTGGTGCGACATTGCGCCCGGCAACCCGCAGGGTACGGCCGCCCCGCTGGCGCCGCTGCTGCGCCGCGCCATCGCCGCCGGGCAGGTCGGCGCCCGGCTCTACACCGGCGCCTGGACCGACGTGGGCACGCCGGAGCGCCTGGCGGCGCTGCAATAG
- a CDS encoding phosphate/phosphite/phosphonate ABC transporter substrate-binding protein, translated as MTPSRFLLAGAVLALATLGLGPAAAQAGPAAAAAAVPAGLLFAVSEGTSGGGSAVTDEQMAAKYRPLTEVMQQALGQPVRVKYVRDFRALEEGMKSGAFDLVLARPSDYPARGVRDHGYRAVTTTRPDGHCLLVVPKDSPYQSIADVKDLGHKRLILPEAIAYMTTFCTAELRDRGLRVRPEQTYYVREQAAIPFALQNKLAQIGGIASYSGAAKRLERDGLRVLHTSRPQPFLPLIAAARITPEQVSALRAGMVALAATPQGARELAAIDLKGFDTDPQARLLALLQWLEAKEPAAQ; from the coding sequence ATGACACCCTCTCGCTTTCTCCTGGCCGGCGCCGTGCTGGCGCTTGCCACCCTGGGCCTGGGTCCGGCCGCCGCCCAGGCCGGCCCCGCCGCCGCCGCCGCCGCTGTGCCTGCGGGCCTGCTGTTTGCCGTGAGCGAAGGCACCTCGGGCGGCGGCAGCGCCGTCACCGACGAGCAGATGGCGGCCAAGTACCGCCCGTTGACCGAGGTGATGCAGCAGGCCCTGGGCCAGCCGGTGCGCGTCAAATACGTGCGCGACTTCCGCGCGCTGGAGGAGGGCATGAAAAGCGGCGCCTTCGACCTGGTGCTGGCCCGCCCCAGCGACTACCCGGCGCGCGGCGTGCGCGACCACGGCTATCGCGCCGTCACCACCACGCGCCCCGACGGCCACTGCCTGCTGGTGGTGCCCAAGGACTCGCCCTACCAGAGCATCGCCGACGTCAAGGACCTCGGCCACAAGCGCCTGATCCTGCCCGAGGCCATTGCCTACATGACGACGTTCTGCACCGCCGAGCTGCGCGACCGCGGCCTGCGCGTGCGGCCCGAGCAGACCTATTACGTGCGCGAGCAGGCGGCCATCCCGTTCGCGCTGCAGAACAAGCTGGCGCAGATCGGCGGCATCGCCTCGTATTCCGGCGCGGCCAAGCGGCTCGAGCGGGACGGCCTGCGCGTGCTGCACACCAGCCGCCCCCAGCCCTTTTTGCCGCTGATCGCGGCGGCGCGCATCACGCCCGAGCAGGTCAGCGCCCTGCGCGCCGGCATGGTGGCGCTGGCCGCGACCCCGCAGGGCGCCAGGGAACTGGCCGCCATCGACCTGAAAGGCTTCGACACCGACCCCCAGGCGCGCCTGCTGGCCCTGCTGCAATGGCTGGAGGCCAAGGAGCCGGCGGCGCAATGA
- a CDS encoding NAD(P)/FAD-dependent oxidoreductase, whose protein sequence is MSKFDAIIVGSGINSLVCAAVMARRGKKVCVLEREAVLGGCIRTDALTAPGFLHDTMSTAHPLFVTSPGYAELKDALHGAGLAYVNNATPTGVLLPDGRSFILRTSRDENVRAMNQLAAGDGDAYRAGVGFVEQNAELIFALLGNELWSSQIGKMMLGRVWKQGAHETVGFFGPAMQSARAWLSTRFQSDLVRAVLAPWVLHTGLGPESPMSALMAQVIAFTLEAVGLPLVQGGNARTVDAFKAIIEQAGGELHTGVDVAEILIQGGKAQGVRASDGRQWLGKNVVCNVTPTQLYGRLIPPDATPAPIRQQAAEYRYGKGNMQIHLALSAPPQWADPALAQVTYLHLTSGLDGVSRAVNEAERGLLPAEGTICVCHPTALDPSRAPAGQAVLWIQLPECPRVVRGDALGQIATPADGRWTDELRERYADRIVERLARFIPNLKGSIVGRAVISPADLERLNMNLVGGDPYAGECSVDQYMFWRPLRGTKDHATPIKQLWHIGASTHPGPGLSGASGFHVANALARK, encoded by the coding sequence ATGAGCAAATTCGACGCCATCATCGTGGGCAGCGGCATCAACTCGCTGGTGTGCGCCGCCGTCATGGCGCGGCGCGGCAAGAAGGTTTGCGTGCTCGAGCGCGAGGCGGTGCTGGGCGGCTGCATCCGCACCGATGCGCTGACGGCGCCCGGCTTTCTGCACGACACGATGTCTACCGCGCACCCGCTGTTCGTCACCTCGCCCGGCTACGCCGAGCTGAAGGATGCACTGCACGGCGCCGGCCTGGCCTACGTCAACAACGCCACGCCCACCGGCGTGCTGCTGCCCGACGGACGCTCGTTCATCCTGCGCACCTCGCGCGACGAGAACGTGCGCGCCATGAACCAGCTTGCGGCCGGCGACGGCGACGCCTACCGCGCCGGCGTGGGCTTTGTCGAGCAGAACGCCGAGCTGATCTTTGCGCTGCTGGGCAACGAGCTGTGGAGCTCGCAGATCGGCAAGATGATGCTGGGCCGCGTGTGGAAGCAGGGCGCCCACGAGACGGTGGGCTTTTTCGGCCCCGCCATGCAAAGCGCGCGCGCCTGGCTGAGCACGCGTTTTCAGTCCGACCTGGTGCGCGCGGTGCTGGCGCCCTGGGTGCTGCACACCGGCCTGGGGCCCGAATCGCCCATGTCGGCGCTGATGGCGCAAGTCATCGCCTTCACGCTGGAGGCCGTGGGCCTGCCCCTGGTGCAGGGCGGCAATGCGCGCACGGTCGATGCCTTCAAGGCCATCATCGAGCAGGCCGGCGGCGAGCTGCACACCGGCGTGGACGTGGCCGAAATCCTGATCCAGGGCGGCAAGGCCCAGGGCGTGCGCGCCAGCGACGGGCGCCAGTGGCTGGGCAAGAACGTGGTGTGCAACGTCACGCCCACCCAGCTGTATGGCCGGCTGATTCCGCCCGATGCCACGCCCGCGCCCATTCGTCAGCAGGCGGCCGAATACCGCTACGGCAAGGGCAATATGCAGATCCACCTGGCCCTGTCGGCCCCGCCGCAATGGGCCGATCCGGCGCTGGCCCAGGTGACCTATCTGCACCTGACCAGCGGGCTGGACGGCGTCTCGCGCGCCGTCAACGAGGCCGAGCGCGGCCTGCTGCCCGCCGAGGGCACCATCTGCGTGTGCCACCCTACCGCGCTCGACCCGTCCCGCGCGCCCGCCGGCCAGGCGGTGCTGTGGATTCAGCTGCCTGAATGCCCGCGCGTGGTGCGCGGCGACGCGCTGGGCCAGATCGCCACGCCCGCCGACGGCCGCTGGACGGACGAGCTGCGCGAGCGCTACGCCGACCGCATCGTGGAGCGGCTGGCGCGCTTCATCCCCAACCTCAAGGGCAGCATCGTGGGCCGCGCGGTGATCTCGCCGGCCGACCTGGAGCGCCTGAACATGAACCTGGTGGGGGGCGATCCGTATGCGGGCGAATGCAGCGTGGACCAGTACATGTTCTGGCGCCCGCTGCGCGGCACCAAGGACCACGCCACGCCCATCAAGCAGCTGTGGCACATCGGCGCGTCCACCCACCCGGGACCGGGCCTCAGCGGCGCATCGGGCTTTCACGTGGCCAACGCGCTGGCCAGAAAGTAG
- a CDS encoding flavin reductase family protein, with amino-acid sequence MIDARELRNALGHFATGVTVVTTVGPGSEPIGVTVNSFAALSLDPPLVLWSLAKKSWSLPAFQSTRHFCIHVLAHDQQAVSDRFAKAGEDKFAGLDIGQGLGGVPLLPGCMAVFQCAVEYRYEGGDHIILIGRVEHLTTRSTAPLLFYRGRYAVPEYEHAADQKRVKLTLDT; translated from the coding sequence GTGATCGACGCGCGCGAGCTGCGCAACGCACTCGGGCATTTCGCCACCGGGGTCACCGTGGTCACCACGGTGGGCCCCGGGAGCGAGCCCATTGGTGTCACGGTCAACAGCTTTGCGGCACTCTCCCTCGATCCGCCCCTCGTGCTCTGGAGCCTGGCCAAGAAATCCTGGAGCTTGCCTGCGTTCCAGAGCACCCGCCATTTCTGCATCCACGTGCTGGCGCACGACCAGCAGGCGGTGTCCGACCGCTTTGCCAAGGCGGGCGAGGACAAGTTCGCGGGCCTCGACATCGGTCAAGGCCTGGGCGGCGTGCCCCTGCTGCCCGGCTGCATGGCGGTCTTCCAGTGCGCCGTGGAGTATCGCTACGAGGGCGGGGACCACATCATCCTGATCGGCCGGGTCGAGCACCTGACGACGCGCAGCACCGCCCCGCTGCTTTTCTATCGGGGACGCTATGCCGTTCCAGAATACGAGCATGCCGCGGATCAAAAACGCGTGAAACTCACCCTGGATACCTGA
- a CDS encoding FAD-binding oxidoreductase yields the protein MTTQTPRTIAIIGGGQAGLLLGVGLLDQGHQVSIYTNRDGASFWNGKVMSSQFIFDPKLQVERDWKMNQWEAQCPNTDGISFVIPNPDGSGTKAIHWHAALHKPGQAVDQRLKYPGWMDEFVRRGGKLHIVDVGVAEMEDLAGTHDLVLLAGGKGEVVKLLSTNAERSPMKESMRKLALTYVTGMKRHDYIECVNFNLIPGVGEYFCFPSLTVDGPYGSGKTKVCDIMVLEGVNGGPMDRWHECKDAADHLQMSLDILKQFLPWEYERSKDCQLTDDNGILAGRITPTVRNPVLTLPSGRKVMGLGDAVIVNDPVTGQGSNNATWGAKHYFEAIMARGSQPFDEAWMNRTFDDLYNGYAEKVVRWTNSLLFPPPEYIVNMMGAAQGIPALASRLANGFNDPTDYAEYWFDPAANQRAIEAAAQKGAAA from the coding sequence ATGACCACCCAAACCCCCCGCACCATTGCCATCATCGGCGGCGGCCAGGCCGGCCTGCTGCTGGGCGTCGGCCTGCTCGACCAGGGCCACCAGGTCAGCATCTACACCAACCGCGACGGCGCCAGCTTCTGGAACGGCAAGGTCATGTCCTCGCAGTTCATCTTCGACCCCAAGCTGCAGGTCGAGCGCGACTGGAAGATGAACCAGTGGGAAGCGCAGTGCCCCAACACCGACGGCATCTCCTTCGTCATTCCCAACCCCGACGGCTCGGGCACCAAGGCGATCCACTGGCATGCCGCGCTGCACAAGCCCGGCCAGGCCGTGGACCAGCGCCTGAAGTACCCCGGCTGGATGGACGAGTTCGTGCGCCGCGGCGGCAAGCTGCACATCGTGGACGTGGGCGTTGCCGAGATGGAAGATCTGGCCGGCACGCACGACCTGGTGCTGCTGGCCGGCGGCAAGGGCGAGGTGGTCAAGCTGCTGTCCACCAACGCCGAGCGCTCGCCGATGAAGGAGTCCATGCGCAAGCTGGCGCTGACCTACGTGACGGGCATGAAGCGCCACGACTACATCGAGTGCGTCAACTTCAACCTGATCCCCGGCGTGGGCGAGTATTTCTGCTTCCCCTCGCTCACGGTGGACGGGCCCTACGGCTCGGGCAAGACCAAGGTGTGCGACATCATGGTGCTGGAGGGCGTCAACGGCGGCCCCATGGACCGCTGGCACGAGTGCAAGGACGCGGCCGACCACCTGCAGATGAGCCTGGACATCCTCAAGCAGTTCCTGCCCTGGGAGTACGAGCGCAGCAAGGACTGCCAGCTCACCGACGACAACGGCATCCTGGCCGGGCGCATCACGCCCACCGTGCGCAACCCGGTGCTCACCCTGCCCTCCGGCCGCAAGGTGATGGGCCTGGGCGACGCGGTGATCGTCAACGACCCGGTCACCGGCCAGGGCTCCAACAACGCCACCTGGGGCGCCAAGCACTACTTCGAGGCCATCATGGCGCGCGGCAGCCAGCCGTTCGACGAAGCCTGGATGAACCGCACCTTCGACGACCTGTACAACGGCTACGCCGAGAAGGTGGTGCGCTGGACCAACAGCCTGCTGTTCCCGCCGCCCGAATACATTGTCAACATGATGGGCGCCGCCCAGGGCATCCCAGCCCTGGCCTCGCGCCTGGCCAACGGCTTCAACGACCCGACCGACTACGCCGAATACTGGTTCGACCCCGCCGCCAACCAGCGCGCCATCGAAGCAGCGGCGCAGAAGGGAGCCGCGGCGTGA
- a CDS encoding SDR family oxidoreductase: protein MSMQDKVAIVTGGATLIGEGVVAALVAEGCKVVIADIDAAKGPQVAQRHAGSRFINTDVSDDASIAACVAETARTFGGIDYLVNCAASYVDNGVASTRAEWNQSWNVNVVGAAMMLQACAPHMQKRGGGAVVNFASISAFAAQTGRWLYPISKAAMVQFTRNAALDLAAQKIRVNAVSPGWTWSSVIEGMAGGDKAKADAVAADYHILGRLGLPSEVANVVAFLLSDKASFVTGTTYACDGGYQALGPEARTAAIGRLTG from the coding sequence ATGAGCATGCAAGACAAGGTCGCCATCGTCACCGGTGGCGCCACCCTGATCGGCGAAGGCGTGGTGGCGGCCCTGGTGGCCGAAGGCTGCAAGGTGGTCATCGCCGACATCGACGCCGCCAAGGGCCCGCAGGTGGCCCAGCGCCACGCGGGCAGCCGCTTCATCAACACCGACGTATCCGACGACGCCTCGATTGCCGCCTGCGTGGCCGAGACCGCTCGGACTTTCGGTGGCATCGATTACCTGGTCAACTGCGCTGCCAGCTACGTGGACAACGGCGTGGCCTCCACCCGCGCCGAATGGAACCAGAGCTGGAACGTCAACGTGGTCGGCGCCGCCATGATGCTGCAGGCCTGCGCGCCCCACATGCAAAAGCGCGGCGGCGGCGCGGTGGTCAACTTCGCCTCCATCTCGGCCTTTGCCGCGCAGACCGGGCGCTGGCTGTACCCCATCAGCAAGGCCGCCATGGTGCAGTTCACGCGCAATGCGGCGCTGGACCTGGCGGCGCAAAAAATCCGCGTCAACGCCGTCTCGCCGGGCTGGACCTGGTCTTCGGTCATCGAGGGCATGGCCGGCGGTGACAAGGCCAAGGCCGACGCCGTGGCCGCCGACTACCACATCCTGGGCCGCCTGGGCCTGCCCAGCGAGGTCGCCAACGTGGTGGCTTTTCTGCTGTCGGACAAGGCCAGCTTCGTCACCGGCACCACCTACGCCTGTGACGGCGGTTACCAGGCCCTCGGCCCCGAGGCCCGCACCGCCGCCATTGGCCGCCTGACGGGCTGA